Proteins found in one Flavobacterium channae genomic segment:
- a CDS encoding putative type IX sorting system protein PorV2 yields the protein MKKTTLYFLICFSWMAYGQTVRKYSNEFMNIGVDAAALGMSNAVVSHTGDVNSGYWNPAGLLKLEDKQFALMHANYFANIAQYDYAGFAMPIDDRSAVGISLIRFGVDDILNTTQLIDSEGNIDYNRISLFSTADYGLTVSYARSLPIEGLNYGVNAKVIRRIIGDFANSWGFGLDLGIQYISDDEDWKFGLMIRDITTTYNTWTIDEAKYQEIADAIPGENQELPETSEITLPKAQLGMSKKWIIRYDYSLLAATNLNMQFTRTNDIVSTNTVSIDPALGLEFGYIDLVYLRAGVGNFQQITQIDNSSKLSFQPNIGLGFKYKGIQVDYALTDLGDQSAALYSNIFSLKVDWELFR from the coding sequence TTGAAAAAGACCACTTTATATTTTCTAATTTGCTTTAGCTGGATGGCATATGGCCAAACCGTTCGAAAATATTCCAACGAATTCATGAATATTGGAGTAGACGCTGCGGCTTTGGGAATGTCTAATGCGGTGGTATCCCATACAGGGGATGTGAACTCAGGCTATTGGAATCCTGCTGGTTTATTAAAATTAGAAGACAAACAATTCGCTTTAATGCATGCAAATTATTTTGCGAATATTGCCCAATACGATTATGCCGGCTTCGCTATGCCAATTGATGACAGAAGTGCGGTGGGAATTTCGTTAATTCGTTTTGGGGTTGACGACATCTTGAATACGACCCAATTAATCGATAGCGAAGGCAACATTGATTACAATAGAATTTCTCTTTTCTCTACTGCCGATTACGGCTTAACCGTTTCTTATGCTAGAAGTTTACCTATCGAAGGCTTAAATTATGGTGTAAATGCAAAAGTAATTAGAAGAATTATTGGAGATTTTGCTAATTCTTGGGGATTTGGATTGGATTTAGGAATTCAGTACATCAGCGATGATGAGGATTGGAAATTTGGTTTAATGATTCGCGATATTACTACTACCTACAATACTTGGACCATCGACGAAGCAAAATATCAAGAAATCGCCGATGCCATTCCAGGAGAAAATCAAGAATTACCAGAAACCAGCGAAATTACATTACCGAAAGCACAATTAGGTATGTCCAAAAAATGGATAATCCGCTATGATTACAGCTTGTTAGCAGCTACCAATTTAAACATGCAATTTACCCGAACTAACGATATAGTTTCAACCAACACCGTAAGTATTGATCCAGCATTGGGATTGGAATTTGGATATATTGATTTGGTATATCTAAGAGCAGGAGTTGGAAATTTTCAACAAATTACACAAATAGACAATTCAAGCAAACTAAGTTTTCAACCCAATATCGGATTAGGATTCAAATACAAAGGCATTCAAGTAGATTACGCTTTAACCGATTTAGGCGACCAAAGTGCGGCTTTGTATTCCAATATTTTCTCTTTAAAAGTAGACTGGGAATTGTTTAGATAA
- a CDS encoding CDP-alcohol phosphatidyltransferase family protein gives MQIKKHIPNAITLLNLSTGLLAIIAIFRGYFDEAFIFVCLGIFLDFWDGFLARKFNVAGPLGVQLDSLADMVTCGVVPGLMMFRLFEDIQQTQPEYMLTEETFYMGFVPYLGFLITIASCYRLANFNIDTRQTDSFIGLPTPANALVIMSIPMIQYANDFEMLTAILYNPYVLLVITLISAYILNAEIPLFSLKIKEFTWSKYKMQILFLIGSLVSFFILGFVAIPLIIISYVLVSVISNKMTAKS, from the coding sequence ATGCAGATTAAAAAACACATCCCAAACGCTATCACGCTATTGAACTTATCCACTGGTTTATTAGCTATTATTGCCATTTTTAGAGGTTATTTTGATGAAGCCTTTATTTTTGTTTGTTTGGGGATTTTTCTTGATTTTTGGGATGGATTTTTAGCTAGAAAATTCAATGTAGCAGGTCCTTTAGGCGTGCAGTTGGATTCTTTAGCTGATATGGTTACTTGTGGTGTAGTTCCAGGTTTGATGATGTTTCGTTTGTTTGAAGATATTCAGCAAACCCAACCCGAGTACATGTTAACAGAAGAAACGTTTTATATGGGATTTGTTCCTTATTTGGGCTTTTTAATCACCATTGCCTCCTGTTATCGTTTGGCAAATTTTAATATCGATACGCGTCAAACAGATTCTTTTATAGGATTACCAACACCAGCAAATGCTTTAGTCATCATGAGCATTCCGATGATTCAGTATGCAAATGATTTTGAAATGTTGACGGCTATTTTATACAATCCTTATGTTTTACTAGTAATTACATTAATTAGTGCTTATATTTTAAATGCCGAAATTCCCTTGTTTTCTTTGAAAATTAAAGAATTTACTTGGTCAAAATATAAAATGCAAATCCTATTTTTAATTGGTTCTTTGGTGTCCTTTTTTATTCTAGGTTTTGTAGCTATTCCTTTGATTATCATTAGTTATGTGCTAGTGTCGGTAATCAGTAATAAAATGACGGCTAAGTCGTAA
- a CDS encoding glycoside hydrolase family 25 protein, translating into MASTSYRRKPLSKRKSNSTNKWIFYFISFVLLLFVAIGIYKFRDGFLYYLGFKTDKNVAALSKEERKLADIRIYEVLHKHDEKAIGFDVSEYQSEIDWEQTYHIDESFELSFVFIRATAGKNKVDSRFKENWKASKERQLIRGAYHYYRPNENSIEQANNFIKNVKLEKGDLPPVLDIEKLPKSQSIDSLKVGLRRWLKKVEKHYKVKPIIYSGESYYNDFLKKEFSDYPLWIANYNFWRNHLEDDWLFWQFTEKAQIQGIEGMVDVNIFNGDKNKLLLKCIR; encoded by the coding sequence ATGGCGTCCACAAGTTACAGAAGAAAACCTCTTTCTAAAAGAAAATCCAATAGTACCAATAAATGGATTTTCTACTTTATTTCTTTTGTTTTGTTGCTCTTTGTTGCGATTGGAATTTATAAATTTCGCGATGGATTTCTCTATTATTTAGGTTTTAAAACCGATAAAAATGTAGCCGCACTTTCTAAAGAAGAACGAAAATTAGCCGACATCCGAATTTATGAAGTGTTGCACAAACACGATGAAAAAGCTATAGGTTTTGATGTTTCGGAATATCAAAGTGAAATCGATTGGGAACAAACCTATCACATTGATGAATCGTTTGAATTGTCTTTTGTTTTTATTCGTGCTACTGCTGGAAAAAATAAGGTAGATTCAAGATTCAAAGAGAATTGGAAAGCTTCAAAAGAACGTCAACTCATTCGCGGCGCTTATCATTATTATCGTCCCAACGAAAATTCTATCGAACAAGCCAATAACTTTATCAAAAACGTAAAACTAGAAAAAGGCGATTTGCCGCCTGTTTTAGATATTGAAAAATTACCTAAATCGCAATCAATTGATAGTTTAAAAGTAGGATTACGTCGCTGGTTGAAAAAGGTAGAAAAGCATTATAAAGTCAAGCCCATAATTTATTCCGGAGAAAGTTATTACAATGATTTTTTAAAAAAAGAGTTTTCGGATTATCCGCTTTGGATTGCCAATTATAATTTTTGGCGCAATCATTTAGAAGACGATTGGTTGTTTTGGCAATTCACCGAGAAAGCCCAAATTCAAGGAATTGAAGGTATGGTGGATGTGAATATTTTTAATGGCGATAAGAATAAGTTGTTGTTGAAGTGTATTCGATGA
- the lptB gene encoding LPS export ABC transporter ATP-binding protein yields MKLRAENLVKTYKKRSVVKGISVEVNQGEIVGLLGPNGAGKTTSFYMIVGLVKPNSGNIYLDDMDITNFPMYKRAQHGIGYLAQEASVFRKLSIEDNILSVLQLTTLSKAEQEAKMEELIAEFALEHIRTNRGDLLSGGERRRTEIARALATDPKFILLDEPFAGVDPVAVEDIQRIVAQLKNKNIGILITDHNVQETLAITDKTYLMFEGGILKAGKPEELASDEVVRRVYLGQNFELRRTKIDFEAPKTTIIHGKGELNLNKEE; encoded by the coding sequence ATGAAATTAAGAGCAGAAAATTTAGTTAAAACCTATAAAAAAAGAAGTGTAGTTAAAGGGATTTCCGTAGAAGTAAATCAAGGGGAAATCGTGGGTTTATTGGGTCCAAATGGAGCCGGAAAAACCACTTCGTTCTACATGATTGTAGGTTTAGTAAAACCAAACAGCGGGAATATCTATTTAGACGATATGGATATTACAAATTTCCCAATGTACAAACGTGCCCAACACGGGATTGGCTATTTGGCACAAGAAGCTTCTGTTTTTAGAAAATTGAGTATTGAAGATAATATTTTGAGTGTTTTGCAGTTAACAACGCTTTCTAAAGCTGAACAAGAAGCTAAAATGGAAGAATTAATTGCAGAATTTGCATTAGAACACATCAGAACCAACCGTGGTGATTTGCTTTCAGGAGGAGAACGTCGCCGTACGGAGATTGCACGTGCTTTAGCAACCGATCCAAAATTTATCCTTTTGGACGAACCTTTTGCTGGAGTTGACCCTGTAGCGGTAGAAGACATTCAACGAATTGTAGCCCAATTAAAAAACAAAAATATCGGGATTTTAATTACGGACCATAACGTTCAAGAAACTTTAGCAATTACGGATAAAACCTATTTAATGTTTGAAGGTGGAATTCTGAAAGCCGGAAAACCTGAGGAACTAGCGTCAGATGAAGTAGTAAGACGTGTTTATCTAGGTCAAAACTTCGAATTAAGAAGAACTAAAATCGATTTTGAAGCTCCAAAAACCACTATCATTCACGGTAAAGGCGAATTGAATTTGAATAAAGAAGAATAA
- a CDS encoding carboxymuconolactone decarboxylase family protein — protein sequence MADLVKEFNDYRSKMNEKLLADNNKVIKRIFNVDTNAYMEGALDVKTKELLGLVASAVLRCDDCIKYHLETAYKNGVNKEEMMEAMGIATLVGGTIVIPHLRRAYEFWEALEESAQ from the coding sequence ATGGCAGATTTAGTAAAAGAATTTAATGATTATCGTTCTAAAATGAACGAAAAATTATTAGCAGACAACAATAAAGTTATCAAAAGAATTTTCAATGTAGACACCAATGCCTACATGGAAGGTGCTTTAGATGTAAAAACGAAAGAATTACTTGGATTAGTAGCTTCAGCTGTTTTACGTTGTGATGATTGTATCAAATATCATTTAGAAACAGCTTATAAAAATGGCGTAAACAAAGAAGAGATGATGGAAGCGATGGGAATTGCCACATTAGTTGGTGGAACTATTGTAATCCCTCATTTAAGAAGAGCTTACGAATTTTGGGAAGCGCTAGAAGAAAGTGCTCAGTAA
- the tatC gene encoding twin-arginine translocase subunit TatC, with product MADKNIKEMSFLDHLEELRWLLVRTSAAILICSVVAFFFSDFIFNEIIFGPKSPDFITYQFFCDLGKQFNLEETMCVTEINLPIQNREMGGQFSMHMWTSITVGFIFAFPFFLWELWKFISPALYEKEKKYAVSFIIISSFLFFIGVLFGYYLIAPLSVQFFASYIVSPEINNSIDIDSYISLMKTSAIASGLLFELPIIIFFLTKIGLVNPEFLRKYRKYTLVIVLILSAIITPPDVISQVIVAIPIMILYEASILISVLVVRSQEKEKLKA from the coding sequence ATGGCAGATAAAAACATAAAAGAGATGTCTTTTTTAGATCATCTTGAAGAATTACGTTGGTTATTAGTTAGAACTTCAGCTGCAATATTAATTTGCAGTGTAGTGGCTTTTTTCTTCAGCGATTTTATTTTTAATGAAATTATTTTTGGTCCAAAAAGCCCAGATTTTATTACCTATCAATTCTTTTGTGATTTAGGCAAACAATTCAACTTGGAAGAAACCATGTGTGTTACCGAAATAAATCTTCCTATTCAAAACAGAGAAATGGGAGGTCAGTTTTCAATGCACATGTGGACATCAATAACAGTAGGATTCATTTTTGCATTTCCTTTCTTCTTATGGGAACTTTGGAAATTCATTAGTCCAGCTTTGTATGAAAAAGAGAAAAAATATGCAGTTTCATTCATTATTATTTCTTCCTTTTTGTTTTTTATTGGTGTCTTATTTGGTTACTATTTAATAGCGCCTTTATCGGTACAATTTTTCGCTAGTTATATAGTGAGTCCAGAAATCAATAATTCGATTGATATTGATTCCTATATTAGCTTAATGAAAACATCTGCAATAGCGAGCGGATTACTATTTGAATTACCTATAATTATTTTCTTTTTAACAAAAATAGGATTGGTAAACCCAGAATTTTTAAGAAAATACAGAAAATACACTTTAGTAATTGTTTTAATTTTATCAGCAATTATAACACCTCCAGACGTTATTAGTCAGGTTATTGTTGCAATTCCAATCATGATATTATATGAAGCAAGTATCCTTATAAGTGTTTTAGTAGTTAGAAGTCAAGAAAAAGAAAAATTAAAAGCATAA
- a CDS encoding KpsF/GutQ family sugar-phosphate isomerase yields the protein MSTTDTILATAKRTLLDESKSIANLVNYLDDDFAKSVTEIYNTKGRLVVTGIGKSALIAQKIVATLNSTGTPSMFLHAAEAVHGDLGMVQPEDIIICISKSGNSPEIKVLAPLLKRFGNTLIGMTADKNSFLGKESHYILHAYVENEACPNNLAPTNSTTAQLVLGDALAVCLMEMRNFKSEDFAVYHPGGALGKKLLLRVKDMLDTTHKPMVSPDASIKKVIMEISEKRLGVTAVVDNNTVVGIVTDGDIRRMLNNRDTFADLTAQDIMTKNPKNINSTILVSEALNILENNSITQLVVIDDNEYKGILHLHDILKEGIV from the coding sequence TTGAGCACAACTGATACGATTTTAGCTACCGCAAAAAGGACTTTACTTGACGAAAGTAAAAGCATTGCAAATCTTGTAAATTACCTTGATGATGACTTTGCAAAAAGTGTTACAGAAATTTATAATACCAAAGGAAGACTAGTAGTAACTGGCATTGGCAAGAGTGCTTTGATAGCTCAAAAAATTGTAGCCACGTTAAATTCTACAGGAACACCTTCAATGTTTTTACATGCAGCTGAAGCAGTTCATGGCGACTTAGGAATGGTACAACCAGAAGATATTATCATTTGTATTTCTAAAAGTGGCAACAGTCCTGAAATTAAAGTTTTAGCTCCGTTATTAAAGCGTTTTGGTAATACTTTAATTGGAATGACAGCTGATAAAAACTCATTTTTAGGAAAAGAATCACATTATATTTTACACGCTTATGTTGAAAATGAAGCTTGTCCAAACAACTTAGCACCAACTAACAGTACAACTGCACAACTTGTTCTTGGTGATGCTTTAGCTGTTTGCTTAATGGAAATGCGCAACTTTAAAAGTGAAGATTTTGCAGTTTATCATCCTGGAGGTGCTTTAGGTAAAAAACTTCTATTACGCGTAAAAGATATGTTGGACACAACTCACAAACCTATGGTTAGTCCAGATGCTTCTATCAAAAAAGTAATCATGGAAATCTCAGAAAAACGTTTGGGTGTTACCGCTGTAGTTGACAACAATACAGTAGTTGGAATTGTAACGGATGGAGATATCCGTAGAATGCTAAACAACAGAGATACTTTTGCCGATTTAACAGCACAAGATATCATGACTAAAAATCCCAAAAACATCAATTCTACTATTTTAGTTTCTGAAGCATTAAATATTTTAGAAAACAATTCGATTACGCAATTAGTAGTAATTGACGATAACGAATACAAAGGAATACTACACTTACACGATATTTTAAAAGAAGGAATCGTATAA